The following proteins are encoded in a genomic region of Thermocrinis sp.:
- a CDS encoding dienelactone hydrolase family protein, producing the protein MGQRISFSINGIEVSGYLAEPENLQKQAPLIMVFHEWWGLVKHIEDVCDRFARKGFYAFAIDLYKGATADNPEDAGRLMMDLMQNRLDEAERMVGASLEYFRRENIGYVPRVGDFMFGATGYCCGGTCTWYFGAKFEDFKALVPYYGLYKLANIDFSKIKAPVLAVHAGMDAFIPLSEVMEAIQKCNENKVNAQFLIYAGVDHAFFNDTRPEVYHEEYARDVWQKTIEFFKTHLT; encoded by the coding sequence AGCCAGAAAATCTGCAAAAACAGGCACCTTTGATAATGGTTTTTCACGAGTGGTGGGGGCTTGTCAAACACATAGAGGATGTTTGTGATAGGTTCGCAAGGAAAGGCTTTTATGCTTTTGCCATAGACCTGTATAAGGGAGCTACTGCGGACAATCCAGAAGATGCGGGAAGGCTTATGATGGACCTTATGCAAAACAGGTTGGATGAAGCAGAAAGAATGGTGGGGGCTTCTCTTGAATACTTCAGGAGGGAGAACATAGGTTATGTACCAAGGGTGGGTGATTTTATGTTTGGTGCTACTGGCTACTGCTGTGGTGGCACGTGCACTTGGTATTTTGGCGCCAAGTTTGAGGACTTTAAAGCTTTGGTTCCCTACTACGGACTTTACAAGTTAGCAAACATAGACTTTTCAAAGATAAAAGCACCAGTGCTTGCAGTTCATGCGGGCATGGATGCCTTTATTCCACTGTCTGAGGTAATGGAAGCGATCCAAAAGTGTAACGAAAACAAGGTAAATGCCCAGTTTTTGATCTACGCTGGCGTGGATCACGCCTTCTTTAACGACACAAGACCGGAGGTTTATCACGAAGAATACGCAAGGGACGTGTGGCAAAAGACCATAGAGTTCTTCAAAACACACCTTACATGA
- a CDS encoding carbon starvation CstA family protein: MAKDHRVLQNTPYMSLRDKLILAFLSLLFALAFSVVAFYRKEPISAFWILLCAFSLYIIGYRYYSYYIAYKVFGVSDENPTPAHRFYNGIDYVPTNKWVLFGHHFASISGAGPLVGPVLAAQMGYLPGVLWIPIGAVIAGAVQDMLILTISMRTGGKSLGAIARDYLGRFGGIVVLLVIYSILIILLAVLALVVVKATAQSPWSAFTSFATIPIAMLMGVYMWKIRPGAVLQATLLGIGLLIASLVAGKLVADHPSLSKFFTYSEVQIAFGLMVYGFLASVLPVWLLLAPRDYLSTFMKLGTIFILGVGVFIANPQTKMPALTQYAETGIGPVWQGDLFPFLMITIACGAVSGFHSLISSGTSPKLLDKESHVRLVGYGSMLGESFVAIMALIAAVSMEPGIYFAVNSPASLIGKTEESAAQIITSWGFPVSAQELKRLAELIGEESILSKVGGAPAFALGIALIFAKLTGETLLAFWYHFAILFEVVFILTTIDSGTRVGRYILQDLLGSFIKSFKDYSNKTANITASLITVALWGYFLYGGVVDPYGGIRSLWPLFGISNQLLATTALTIATLYLAKTGRFKYIWVAGVPALLMAVNTISAGILKVFHPDQRVGFLSHAEWLSKKLSAGELPPAIKSVEIAQRVIINDYTNAFLGMLYVSLVSFVIILTIREIISSWQKS, encoded by the coding sequence GTGGCAAAAGACCATAGAGTTCTTCAAAACACACCTTACATGAGCTTAAGGGACAAGCTCATCCTTGCCTTTCTATCGCTTCTTTTTGCCTTAGCCTTTTCCGTAGTTGCCTTCTACAGAAAAGAGCCCATAAGTGCCTTTTGGATTCTTCTTTGCGCTTTTTCCCTCTATATAATCGGTTATAGGTACTATAGCTACTATATAGCCTACAAAGTTTTTGGTGTTTCTGACGAAAATCCCACACCAGCCCACAGGTTTTACAACGGTATAGATTACGTGCCTACTAATAAATGGGTTCTCTTTGGACACCACTTTGCGTCAATCTCTGGTGCAGGTCCTTTGGTAGGTCCTGTGCTTGCAGCGCAGATGGGATATCTTCCGGGAGTGCTTTGGATCCCCATAGGAGCGGTCATAGCGGGTGCGGTCCAAGACATGCTAATTCTTACCATTTCCATGCGCACCGGTGGCAAGAGCTTGGGAGCGATAGCAAGAGATTACCTTGGAAGGTTTGGGGGAATTGTGGTTCTTTTGGTAATTTACTCCATACTTATCATCCTTTTAGCGGTCCTTGCCTTAGTGGTAGTAAAGGCAACAGCCCAAAGCCCTTGGTCTGCCTTCACATCCTTCGCAACCATACCCATAGCAATGCTGATGGGTGTTTATATGTGGAAGATAAGACCAGGGGCAGTCTTGCAAGCCACTCTTTTGGGAATAGGTCTTTTGATTGCATCTTTGGTAGCTGGAAAGCTAGTAGCGGATCATCCAAGCCTTAGCAAATTCTTTACCTACTCCGAGGTGCAAATAGCCTTTGGGCTTATGGTATATGGCTTTCTTGCCTCCGTACTACCCGTCTGGCTTTTGCTTGCTCCAAGGGACTATCTTAGCACCTTTATGAAGCTTGGAACTATTTTCATCCTTGGCGTAGGTGTTTTTATAGCCAATCCGCAGACAAAAATGCCAGCTCTAACTCAGTATGCTGAGACGGGCATAGGTCCTGTGTGGCAAGGAGACCTATTTCCGTTTTTGATGATAACCATAGCATGCGGTGCAGTTTCTGGCTTTCACTCTCTTATCTCTTCCGGCACTTCTCCAAAGCTTTTGGACAAAGAGAGCCACGTCAGACTGGTAGGCTACGGTAGCATGCTCGGAGAGTCCTTTGTTGCCATAATGGCTTTGATTGCAGCAGTTTCTATGGAGCCTGGTATATACTTTGCCGTAAATAGCCCAGCAAGCCTTATAGGAAAGACCGAAGAGTCTGCAGCACAGATAATAACCTCGTGGGGTTTTCCCGTTTCCGCGCAGGAGCTAAAAAGACTAGCAGAACTCATAGGGGAGGAAAGCATACTTTCCAAAGTTGGTGGGGCACCAGCCTTTGCCCTCGGCATAGCTCTAATCTTTGCAAAGCTCACAGGGGAAACTCTCCTTGCCTTTTGGTATCACTTTGCTATCCTCTTTGAAGTGGTGTTTATTCTAACAACCATAGATTCAGGCACAAGGGTAGGAAGGTATATCCTCCAAGACCTGTTGGGTAGCTTTATAAAGAGCTTTAAGGATTATTCAAACAAAACCGCAAACATCACCGCAAGTCTTATAACTGTTGCTCTGTGGGGATACTTCCTATACGGGGGAGTGGTAGATCCCTACGGAGGAATAAGAAGCCTTTGGCCCCTTTTTGGTATATCAAACCAACTTTTGGCCACCACCGCTTTGACCATTGCCACTTTATACCTTGCGAAGACTGGAAGGTTTAAGTACATTTGGGTGGCAGGCGTTCCAGCCCTTTTGATGGCTGTAAACACCATAAGCGCTGGGATTTTAAAAGTTTTCCATCCAGACCAAAGGGTTGGTTTTCTGTCGCACGCCGAATGGCTTTCAAAAAAGCTGTCCGCAGGAGAGCTTCCGCCCGCCATAAAGTCCGTAGAAATAGCCCAAAGGGTGATAATAAACGACTACACCAATGCATTTTTGGGGATGCTTTACGTCTCTTTGGTGTCTTTTGTCATAATCCTTACGATTAGGGAAATAATCTCATCATGGCAAAAAAGTTAG